The following coding sequences lie in one Peromyscus maniculatus bairdii isolate BWxNUB_F1_BW_parent chromosome 3, HU_Pman_BW_mat_3.1, whole genome shotgun sequence genomic window:
- the LOC102921035 gene encoding C-type lectin domain family 4 member A-like: CLRPVLKKGWHTSEGRGRFLHNTFSENIYTNKSLMNKFDFSDMDADSPRAPQKKTMSHESCQKFSKLLFTSFIILLLLLKILFSVALITLFQKHSQFLDEKAITKELNHTELECTKQHPLLKDKVWSCCPKHWKPFSSHCYFISTDSASWSESEEKCSSMGAHLMVIHSQEEQDFITKTLDSQAAYYIGLSDAGHRQWRWVDQTPYNESATFWHPGEPNNDKNNEECVVIRHLSSKWDWNDIPCNCMRKSVCQMKKIYL; encoded by the exons TGTTTAAGACCTGTTTTGAAGAAGGGATGGCACACATCTGAGGGCAGGGGAAGATTTCTTCATAACACgttttcagaaaacatttatacTAACAAGAGCCTCATGAATAAATTTGACTTCTCAGACATGGATGCAGACTCTCCTCGAG CTCCTCAAAAGAAGACCATGAGTCATGAAAGTTGTCAGAAATTCTCCAAGTTGCTCTTCACCTCATTCATAATACTTTTACTGCTATTGAAAATCTTATTCTCAGTTGCTCTGATCA CTTTGTTTCAAAAACATTCTCAGTTTCTTGATGAAAAAGCAATTACAAAAGAACTGAATCACACTGAATTGGAGTGTACAAAACAGCATCCACTCTTGAAAG ACAAAGTCTGGAGCTGTTGCCCGAAGCATTGGAAGCCATTTAGTTCCCACTGCTACTTCATTTCCACTGACTCAGCATCTTGGAGCGAGAGTGAGGAGAAGTGCTCCAGCATGGGTGCTCATCTGATGgtgatccacagccaggaagagcaG gaTTTCATTACCAAGACCCTGGATTCTCAAGCTGCTTATTATATTGGCCTTTCGGATGCAGGTCACCGACAGTGGCGCTGGGTTGATCAGACACCATACAATGAAAGTGCCAC gttctggcaCCCGGGTGAGCCCAACAATGACAAGAACAATGAAGAATGTGTTGTAATACGTCATCTATCTTCCAAATGGGACTGGAATGACATCCCTTGCAATTGTATGAGGAAGTCAGTTTgtcagatgaagaaaatatatttatga